In one window of Frigoriglobus tundricola DNA:
- a CDS encoding ABC transporter ATP-binding protein, which translates to MRNFRRSIWFSWPYRGRLITSVLCALVVAVLWSVNLGAFYPVLNLLSSDKNLHEWVDDEIALHSAQRDTLNVKLDELNKALRDVEKDPATPEKDKERYKRRIAAAIAAKTDEQSDHADRAYRYQWLRAKLIRHMPTDKFETFLWIVAALLVCVVIKGGFEFFNESLVGQVTNRTLFDIRNAFFRRVIRQDVRQLAGGTTDLMSRFTTDTEQIGGGLKVLYGRVIAEPLKAGACFVAACLICWQLTLLFVVVVPLALYVLTRVSKAMRKASRKALERMSAMYKILRETFEGVRAVKAFTREAHERRRFRAANREFYHKAMRLVNLDAFTNPALEVLVVAAVGFALLAGTYLVLTKRTDIWGVPMCAQPISFATLLTLYVFLAAIADPVRKLSSVYAKLQGAEAASTRVFEVYDREPRVEGNRNGPRPTGVANRIEFRHVCFSYNPAAEQPTLDNVSFTVRAGETIAVVGGNGCGKTTLLALLPRFFDPDSGAVLIDGVNIRTAHLRSLRKLIGIVTQDTQLFDDTVLANIAYGKRGATREEVLAAAKKARAHECIERKPGGYDALMGEGGSNFSGGEKQKIALARAILRNPSLLILDEFTSQIDQQSEADIHAAIKEFVKGRTTFLITHKLNTVPEIADRVVMMEHGKMLDIGTHAELLLRCAPYRRLFESGQSWRTESPAPLLPAPGPETPPAAPPAPEPIARPAPAPHRDAA; encoded by the coding sequence ATGCGGAACTTCCGACGGAGCATCTGGTTCTCGTGGCCGTACCGGGGGCGGCTCATCACGTCGGTCCTCTGCGCGCTGGTCGTCGCGGTTCTGTGGAGCGTGAACCTCGGCGCGTTCTACCCCGTCCTGAACCTCCTCAGCTCGGACAAGAACCTGCACGAGTGGGTGGACGACGAGATCGCTCTTCACAGCGCCCAACGCGACACGCTGAACGTGAAGCTGGACGAGCTGAACAAGGCGCTCCGGGATGTCGAAAAGGACCCCGCCACGCCGGAGAAGGACAAAGAACGGTACAAGCGGCGGATCGCCGCCGCCATTGCGGCCAAGACCGACGAGCAGAGCGACCACGCCGACCGGGCGTACCGCTATCAGTGGCTGCGGGCCAAGCTGATCCGGCACATGCCGACCGACAAGTTCGAGACGTTCCTGTGGATCGTGGCGGCGCTGCTCGTGTGCGTGGTCATCAAGGGCGGGTTCGAGTTCTTCAACGAGTCGCTCGTCGGCCAGGTCACCAACCGGACGCTGTTCGACATCCGCAACGCGTTCTTCCGCCGCGTGATCCGCCAGGACGTGCGGCAGCTCGCCGGGGGCACCACCGATCTGATGTCGCGGTTCACCACGGACACGGAGCAGATCGGCGGCGGGCTGAAGGTGCTGTACGGGCGGGTGATCGCGGAACCGCTCAAGGCGGGCGCGTGCTTCGTCGCCGCGTGCCTCATCTGCTGGCAACTGACCCTGCTCTTCGTGGTGGTGGTCCCGCTCGCGCTGTACGTGCTGACGCGGGTGAGCAAGGCGATGCGCAAGGCGTCCCGGAAGGCGCTGGAGCGGATGTCGGCGATGTACAAGATCCTCCGCGAGACGTTCGAGGGCGTGCGCGCGGTGAAGGCGTTCACCCGCGAGGCGCACGAGCGGCGGCGGTTCCGGGCCGCGAACCGGGAGTTCTACCACAAGGCGATGCGGCTGGTGAACCTGGACGCGTTCACCAACCCGGCGCTGGAGGTGCTGGTCGTCGCGGCGGTCGGGTTCGCCCTCCTCGCCGGAACTTACTTGGTGCTCACCAAGCGGACGGACATCTGGGGCGTGCCGATGTGCGCCCAGCCGATCAGCTTCGCCACGCTCCTGACGCTGTACGTGTTCCTCGCGGCCATCGCGGACCCGGTGCGGAAGCTGTCCAGCGTGTACGCCAAGCTCCAGGGCGCGGAGGCGGCCTCGACGCGGGTGTTCGAGGTGTACGACCGCGAGCCGCGGGTGGAGGGCAACCGCAACGGCCCGCGCCCGACCGGGGTCGCGAACCGGATCGAGTTCCGGCACGTGTGCTTCTCGTACAACCCGGCGGCCGAGCAGCCGACGCTCGACAACGTGAGCTTCACGGTGCGGGCCGGCGAAACGATCGCCGTGGTGGGCGGCAACGGGTGCGGCAAGACGACGCTCCTCGCGCTCCTGCCCCGGTTCTTCGACCCCGACTCCGGCGCGGTCCTCATCGACGGCGTGAACATCCGCACGGCGCACCTGCGGTCGCTCCGCAAGCTCATCGGCATCGTCACCCAGGACACGCAACTGTTCGACGACACCGTTCTGGCCAACATCGCTTACGGCAAGCGGGGCGCGACGCGCGAGGAGGTGCTCGCCGCCGCGAAGAAGGCCCGCGCGCACGAGTGCATCGAGCGGAAACCGGGCGGGTACGACGCGCTCATGGGCGAGGGCGGGAGCAACTTCTCGGGCGGCGAGAAGCAAAAGATCGCGCTGGCCCGCGCCATCCTCCGCAACCCCAGCCTGCTGATCCTGGACGAGTTCACCAGCCAGATCGACCAGCAGAGCGAAGCCGACATCCACGCGGCGATCAAAGAGTTCGTCAAGGGCCGCACCACCTTCCTCATCACGCACAAGCTGAACACGGTCCCGGAGATCGCGGACCGCGTGGTGATGATGGAGCACGGCAAGATGCTCGACATCGGCACCCACGCCGAACTGCTGCTCCGGTGCGCGCCCTACCGGCGGCTGTTCGAGTCCGGCCAGTCGTGGCGGACGGAATCGCCCGCCCCCCTACTGCCGGCACCGGGCCCGGAGACGCCCCCGGCCGCCCCGCCCGCTCCGGAACCGATCGCTCGCCCGGCACCCGCCCCCCACCGCGACGCCGCATGA
- a CDS encoding WGR domain-containing protein codes for MRTFQFSDAKSHKFWNIDAQGTSFTVSFGRIGTTGQTQTKSFPTPEAAQAAADKLIAEKTKKGYVETTPKAVAPEAEAFEKALIENPDDLAGWCAYADYLVERDDPRGEFMQVQIALEDEKRPKKERDALKKKEKAILEKYEREWLGGLAAFVFEEKSDDDREDGLEHYPTRVTCAWQRGVISSVTVGRLSMALAQVLAVAPAAQFVRELHVHDTMLGYYGEDVPDQPRPRRKTPKGLDRHNELFELIGSPLLANLRHFQMGHEIPNVDGWCDCGVYVRGLEHVVASMSRVEVLDLYCKSYRTGPMFALPNLTHLRELRLYHLGGREWQGISPVYRLDLLAKNSAFANLTHLLFHPHQSEDSNEDHTDMSYLPLEQVRALLRSPHLKKLRHLQLRLSDMGDDGIRAIVDSGILKQLVWLDLQHGCVTDDGANLLAACPDAKRLERIDLSRNAVSAKSLAALRKAGVNAVANNPLTANELAERQYLREGDFE; via the coding sequence ATGCGAACGTTCCAGTTCAGCGACGCGAAGAGCCACAAGTTCTGGAACATCGACGCCCAGGGGACGTCATTCACTGTGTCGTTCGGCCGGATCGGCACGACCGGCCAGACGCAAACGAAGTCGTTCCCGACGCCCGAAGCGGCACAGGCCGCCGCAGACAAGCTCATCGCGGAGAAGACCAAGAAGGGCTACGTCGAGACGACGCCGAAGGCGGTAGCGCCCGAGGCGGAGGCGTTCGAGAAAGCACTGATCGAGAACCCGGACGACCTGGCGGGTTGGTGCGCGTACGCCGACTACCTCGTGGAGCGCGACGACCCGCGCGGCGAGTTCATGCAAGTGCAGATCGCCCTTGAGGACGAGAAGCGTCCCAAGAAGGAGCGGGACGCGCTCAAGAAGAAAGAAAAGGCGATACTCGAGAAGTACGAGCGCGAGTGGCTCGGCGGGTTGGCGGCGTTCGTGTTCGAGGAGAAGAGCGACGATGACCGAGAAGATGGTCTGGAGCACTATCCCACGCGCGTGACTTGCGCCTGGCAGCGCGGTGTGATTTCGAGTGTGACTGTTGGGCGGCTAAGTATGGCCCTTGCGCAAGTGCTCGCGGTCGCCCCTGCCGCGCAATTCGTCCGCGAGTTACACGTCCATGACACGATGCTCGGTTACTACGGCGAAGACGTCCCGGATCAGCCGCGTCCTCGCAGAAAAACGCCCAAGGGTCTCGACCGCCATAACGAACTTTTCGAACTGATCGGATCGCCGCTGCTAGCGAACTTGCGTCACTTCCAGATGGGCCATGAGATTCCGAACGTAGACGGCTGGTGCGACTGCGGCGTCTACGTTCGAGGTCTCGAACACGTCGTGGCGTCGATGTCTCGGGTGGAGGTGTTGGACCTGTACTGCAAGTCGTATCGAACCGGTCCGATGTTCGCGCTGCCTAACCTCACACACCTCCGCGAACTGCGGTTATACCACCTTGGCGGGCGCGAGTGGCAAGGGATTAGCCCCGTCTATCGGCTCGATCTGCTCGCAAAGAACTCCGCTTTTGCCAATCTGACGCACCTCCTGTTTCATCCACACCAATCCGAGGACAGCAACGAAGACCACACAGACATGTCGTACCTTCCGCTCGAACAGGTGCGAGCGCTTCTGCGCTCGCCGCACCTGAAGAAACTGAGACATCTGCAACTGCGCCTGTCAGATATGGGAGACGACGGCATCCGCGCGATCGTTGACTCCGGCATCCTGAAACAACTGGTGTGGCTCGACCTACAGCACGGATGTGTTACGGATGACGGAGCGAACCTGCTGGCGGCGTGTCCGGACGCGAAGCGGCTCGAACGGATCGACCTCTCGCGCAATGCGGTTTCTGCGAAGAGCCTGGCCGCGCTGCGCAAGGCCGGTGTGAACGCGGTGGCGAACAATCCGCTCACGGCAAATGAGTTGGCGGAGCGGCAGTACCTCCGCGAAGGCGACTTCGAGTAG
- a CDS encoding outer membrane protein assembly factor BamB family protein: protein MRWAYEVDRDDGLSGEPPQARAWGDVLLVAVRRNTGVEIERLGPADGKRVWSDEPVFADADRVDLRAADTDADRVYVPAANKLLALALGTGKTLWEADLPDARGTCGWVVRAGKTCVIAYPVEALPAEPPGAVWARLVRAFRAEPFVWRLPGLAATLYDAWVVRAVPVLLFDPESGKRLARIDIPARGPSVAAWFDADTAVVATGDRVVWLK from the coding sequence GTGAGGTGGGCGTATGAGGTGGACCGGGACGACGGCCTGTCCGGCGAACCGCCCCAGGCCCGCGCCTGGGGCGACGTGCTACTGGTCGCCGTCCGCCGCAACACCGGGGTCGAAATCGAGCGCCTCGGCCCCGCCGACGGGAAGCGCGTGTGGTCGGACGAACCGGTGTTCGCGGACGCCGACCGCGTTGACCTTCGCGCCGCCGATACCGACGCCGATCGCGTCTACGTCCCGGCCGCGAACAAGCTCCTCGCGCTCGCGCTGGGCACCGGCAAAACGCTGTGGGAAGCGGACCTGCCGGACGCCCGCGGCACCTGCGGCTGGGTGGTCCGGGCCGGCAAGACGTGCGTCATCGCGTACCCGGTGGAGGCGCTCCCCGCGGAGCCGCCGGGCGCCGTCTGGGCGCGGCTGGTGCGGGCGTTCCGCGCGGAGCCGTTCGTGTGGCGGCTCCCCGGGCTCGCCGCGACACTGTATGATGCGTGGGTCGTTCGCGCCGTTCCGGTGCTGCTCTTCGACCCGGAATCGGGCAAGCGGCTGGCCCGGATCGACATCCCGGCGCGCGGCCCGTCGGTCGCCGCGTGGTTCGACGCGGACACCGCCGTCGTTGCGACCGGTGACCGCGTGGTGTGGCTGAAATAA
- a CDS encoding PQQ-binding-like beta-propeller repeat protein: MWLLLDRYFVSRPADEALRLLGDLLFERGEFGAAESAWRRLLPDAGADVAYPGSKADPALVRARIALAMIFRADLTRARAEVAALRAKHPAAVGPLAGKTGPLAETLEAYLAAPQTPARCHRRNRVADLRRRAGPHRPRAGRPPDVRGAARPSWTGDIEDHNFNRTGSNFPPARAPFGYPVVVGEEVFVADGGRVLGFDLRTGAKTRRWETQVRAPNGADSVCTLTAAGGRLYARSGPPTVRG, from the coding sequence TTGTGGCTCCTGCTCGACCGGTACTTCGTGTCGCGCCCGGCCGACGAGGCGCTCCGGCTGCTCGGCGACCTGCTGTTCGAGCGCGGCGAGTTCGGCGCGGCCGAGAGCGCGTGGCGGCGGCTCCTGCCCGACGCCGGCGCGGACGTGGCGTACCCCGGCTCGAAGGCCGACCCGGCACTCGTCCGCGCGCGGATCGCTCTCGCGATGATCTTCCGGGCCGACCTGACGCGGGCGCGGGCCGAAGTCGCCGCGCTCCGGGCGAAGCACCCGGCCGCCGTCGGGCCGCTGGCGGGGAAGACCGGTCCGCTCGCGGAAACGCTCGAAGCGTACCTCGCCGCCCCCCAAACTCCCGCCCGATGCCACCGGCGGAACCGCGTGGCCGACCTACGGCGGCGGGCCGGACCGCACCGGCCGCGTGCCGGGCGGCCTCCCGACGTTCGCGGGGCGGCCCGGCCGAGCTGGACCGGGGACATCGAGGACCACAACTTCAACCGCACCGGATCGAACTTTCCGCCCGCCCGGGCGCCGTTCGGGTACCCGGTCGTCGTGGGGGAGGAGGTGTTCGTCGCGGACGGGGGCCGCGTTCTCGGCTTCGACCTGCGGACCGGCGCGAAAACGCGCCGATGGGAGACTCAGGTGCGGGCGCCGAACGGGGCCGACTCGGTCTGCACGCTCACCGCGGCCGGCGGCCGACTGTACGCCCGCTCCGGCCCGCCGACCGTGCGGGGGTGA
- a CDS encoding outer membrane protein assembly factor BamB family protein has product MEHPAPEDSKVAAAWEGAPLVSGRRLWAVYARFEGGRTVHVAACYDPADAAQAPGRPAWRTELCDSPLPISGGERTRQELLALAGRHVVFCSNNGAVVALDAVTGRRAWGFRYPRSLKAANSATGAPAPAVAFDGRVFVAPADGGHVYALDAETGRVAWQSGPTEGARILGVARGRLIVTVAGPLRSVRGLSLANGSYRPEDGGWIQDSALLSYGQGLVSDDVIVWPSHKGLYFLDARDGRPDGDPVVGLPGDSTRKYFGNLAYADGVLVVVAPAEVRGYVAESRKIVPRPDTPRERFEALIGRAEHAIAEGQPVQARAVLAGAATSDLPAPLRAWAAARMLQLCPAGTEPDRLPAEVREALRPPLLTEWVIRADGVPVTLRAFVSHHTGTPLPAATPVRAADDAKPCAPDLGPDAGTDHVLKLPHAVAPLRPIAGAAGPPKHLFAAGPRTVIAVPLDRSAAREYEPADGFTHAADLPAGFVAAGPLAVAVYDGAREPVWVFRVPTTPRLPAGAASVGSISADEPPVPYLSSFALTGSWLIARIGDHHLVALDLAARAWRGCWGRPAGRGTSRRSSPGPSGSARTSRRAGRSRWCNCPTAGGGSSGSTPAAGSPSRRSATAPPARGGRVPPRAPARTGCCSRTDRGWSGSSSSAAA; this is encoded by the coding sequence GTGGAGCATCCCGCCCCCGAGGACAGCAAGGTGGCGGCGGCGTGGGAGGGCGCGCCGCTCGTGAGCGGGCGCCGGCTGTGGGCGGTGTACGCGCGGTTCGAGGGCGGGCGCACCGTCCACGTCGCGGCGTGCTACGACCCGGCCGACGCCGCTCAAGCGCCCGGCCGGCCCGCGTGGCGGACCGAGCTGTGCGACAGCCCGCTGCCGATCTCCGGCGGCGAGCGCACCCGACAGGAGCTCCTCGCCCTCGCCGGCCGCCATGTGGTGTTCTGCTCGAACAACGGGGCCGTCGTGGCGCTCGACGCGGTCACCGGCCGGCGGGCCTGGGGCTTCCGCTACCCGCGGTCGCTCAAGGCCGCCAACAGTGCGACGGGCGCGCCGGCCCCCGCGGTGGCGTTCGACGGGCGGGTGTTCGTCGCCCCGGCCGACGGCGGGCACGTGTACGCGCTCGACGCCGAGACCGGCCGGGTGGCGTGGCAGTCGGGTCCGACGGAGGGCGCGCGGATCCTCGGCGTCGCCCGCGGCCGGCTCATCGTCACCGTCGCCGGTCCGCTGCGCAGCGTCCGCGGCCTGAGCCTCGCCAACGGCTCGTACCGCCCGGAGGACGGCGGGTGGATACAAGACAGTGCCCTGCTGAGTTACGGGCAGGGGCTGGTCTCCGACGACGTGATCGTGTGGCCGTCGCACAAAGGGCTGTACTTCCTCGACGCGCGCGACGGCCGCCCGGACGGCGACCCGGTCGTCGGCCTGCCCGGAGATTCCACCCGTAAGTACTTCGGGAACCTGGCCTACGCCGACGGCGTGCTGGTGGTGGTCGCCCCGGCGGAGGTGCGCGGCTACGTCGCGGAATCGCGAAAAATCGTCCCGCGGCCGGACACGCCGCGCGAGCGGTTCGAGGCCCTCATCGGCCGCGCCGAACACGCGATCGCGGAGGGCCAGCCGGTCCAGGCCCGAGCGGTACTCGCCGGGGCCGCAACGAGCGACCTGCCCGCCCCGCTCCGCGCGTGGGCCGCGGCACGAATGCTCCAGCTCTGCCCCGCCGGGACCGAACCGGACCGGCTCCCGGCCGAGGTCCGCGAGGCGTTGCGCCCGCCCCTCCTCACCGAATGGGTGATCCGCGCCGACGGCGTCCCGGTCACGCTCCGGGCGTTCGTGTCCCACCACACCGGGACACCGCTCCCGGCGGCCACCCCGGTTCGAGCGGCCGACGACGCCAAGCCGTGCGCGCCCGACCTCGGCCCGGACGCGGGCACCGACCACGTACTGAAACTGCCCCACGCGGTGGCCCCGCTGCGCCCCATCGCGGGCGCGGCGGGGCCGCCGAAGCACCTGTTCGCGGCCGGGCCGCGGACGGTGATCGCGGTGCCGCTCGACCGCAGCGCGGCGCGCGAGTACGAGCCGGCCGACGGGTTCACGCACGCCGCCGACCTGCCGGCCGGTTTCGTCGCGGCCGGGCCGCTCGCGGTCGCGGTGTACGACGGCGCGCGCGAGCCGGTGTGGGTGTTCCGCGTGCCGACCACGCCGCGCCTGCCCGCCGGGGCCGCCTCGGTCGGCTCGATCAGCGCCGACGAGCCGCCGGTTCCGTACCTGTCGTCGTTCGCCCTGACCGGGTCGTGGCTGATCGCCCGGATCGGCGACCACCACCTCGTCGCACTCGATCTCGCGGCGCGCGCGTGGCGTGGGTGCTGGGGACGACCGGCCGGGCGGGGTACGAGCCGGCGCAGTTCCCCGGGGCCGTCCGGTTCGGCCCGCACTTCGCGACGAGCGGGGCGGTCGCGGTGGTGCAACTGTCCGACGGCCGGCGGTGGTTCGTCCGGCTCGACTCCGGCCGCCGGGTCACCCTCCCGGCGCTCGGCGACCGCACCGCCCGCGCGTGGTGGGCGAGTGCCCCCGCGTGCGCCGGCCCGAACCGGCTGCTGCTCCCGGACGGACCGGGGCTGGTCCGGTTCGTCCAGCTCGGCGGCCGCGTGA
- a CDS encoding c-type cytochrome, producing MDAHFGTPAVPTVRVPEWDTVVATAVVRTDPEQKPLGATLKAATGRLASFKWDAWRADWQAANAAKAELKLDDAALARGSVVYRRWCLQCHGPSGAGDPAHAVENGPMPRDYRQGVFKYVTAFAPPNLPKKGLGAAGKARRADLKRTVRYGIEGTIMPAFPSLTEQELEDAVSYVIHLSVRGEAEFATLAKVTNVAKYTEETPEYVGIELDWLFVQNELWVLLNWGLAAKYPIPVPPEPFTSEPERLKSAVRGFKLYNSSEFGCASCHANYGRVPQLKWDAWATVVQPRNLTLGVYRGGRRGEDLYARLYGGIHPSGMTAFHDRVTAAPPGTPDKIWDIVHFLTALADSSDLRRIQQLDPEVKIEP from the coding sequence GTGGACGCGCACTTCGGCACGCCCGCGGTGCCGACGGTCCGCGTACCGGAATGGGACACGGTGGTCGCGACGGCGGTGGTGCGGACCGATCCGGAGCAGAAGCCGCTCGGGGCGACCCTCAAGGCCGCAACGGGCCGGCTGGCGTCGTTCAAGTGGGACGCGTGGCGGGCCGACTGGCAGGCCGCGAACGCGGCGAAGGCGGAACTGAAGCTCGACGACGCGGCGCTGGCCCGCGGGTCGGTGGTGTACCGCCGGTGGTGCCTCCAGTGCCACGGCCCGAGCGGGGCCGGCGACCCGGCGCACGCCGTGGAGAACGGCCCGATGCCGCGCGACTACCGGCAGGGCGTGTTCAAGTACGTGACCGCGTTCGCGCCGCCGAACCTGCCCAAGAAGGGGCTGGGCGCCGCCGGAAAGGCGCGCCGCGCGGACCTGAAGCGGACCGTCCGGTACGGCATCGAGGGCACCATCATGCCCGCCTTCCCGAGCCTGACCGAGCAGGAACTGGAGGACGCGGTGAGCTACGTCATCCACCTGAGCGTCCGCGGCGAGGCCGAGTTCGCGACGCTGGCGAAGGTCACGAACGTGGCGAAGTACACTGAGGAGACCCCCGAGTACGTCGGCATCGAACTCGACTGGTTGTTCGTGCAGAACGAGCTCTGGGTGCTGTTGAACTGGGGGCTGGCGGCGAAGTACCCGATCCCGGTCCCGCCGGAGCCGTTCACGAGCGAGCCGGAGCGGCTGAAGTCGGCGGTCCGCGGGTTCAAGTTGTACAACTCGTCCGAGTTCGGGTGCGCCAGTTGCCACGCGAACTACGGCCGCGTGCCGCAACTGAAGTGGGACGCGTGGGCGACCGTCGTGCAGCCGCGCAACCTGACACTCGGCGTGTACCGCGGCGGGCGCCGGGGCGAAGACCTTTACGCTCGCCTTTACGGCGGCATCCACCCGTCCGGGATGACCGCGTTCCACGACCGCGTGACCGCGGCCCCGCCCGGCACGCCGGACAAGATCTGGGATATCGTTCACTTCCTGACCGCACTGGCCGATTCGTCCGACCTGCGCCGGATCCAGCAACTCGACCCGGAAGTGAAGATCGAACCGTAG
- a CDS encoding HU family DNA-binding protein encodes MTKKEIVKTICDRANKQQLMKGNLTQLATKEIVQWTFEAIIETLVQEGRIELRNFGVFEVKQRKPRKARNPRTGARVDVEAKNVVTFQPGKEMEEQVKQYAKLAEAKKKPRKSKAPKAEPKIAEPKEPEAKLPVPSVNGTGAAPDAPPVPIVPVPPAVVPAPEPVTSDTPVT; translated from the coding sequence GTGACCAAAAAAGAGATCGTCAAAACTATCTGCGATCGCGCGAACAAGCAGCAGCTCATGAAGGGCAACTTGACGCAACTCGCCACGAAGGAAATTGTCCAGTGGACGTTCGAGGCGATCATCGAGACCCTGGTTCAGGAGGGCCGGATCGAGCTGCGCAACTTCGGCGTGTTCGAAGTGAAGCAGCGCAAGCCGCGCAAAGCGCGGAACCCGCGCACGGGCGCGCGGGTGGACGTGGAGGCGAAGAACGTCGTCACGTTCCAGCCGGGTAAGGAGATGGAAGAACAGGTCAAGCAGTACGCGAAGCTGGCGGAAGCGAAGAAGAAGCCCCGCAAGAGCAAGGCGCCGAAGGCGGAACCGAAAATCGCGGAACCGAAGGAACCCGAGGCGAAATTGCCGGTTCCATCGGTCAACGGCACCGGCGCCGCGCCGGACGCTCCGCCCGTGCCGATCGTGCCGGTGCCCCCGGCGGTGGTGCCGGCCCCAGAACCGGTCACCTCTGACACCCCGGTGACCTGA
- a CDS encoding DUF58 domain-containing protein: MTTPLDPAVLARIDRLELEARLAVDGYLAGKHRSPRHGLAVEFAQHREYAPGDDVKHIDWAVYARTKRYFLKQYEQETNLVAWLVVDASESMAYGSGARTKYDLAGTAATAMAHLVLSQADSLGLSLVAGGVRALLRPSGQMSQLREVCRVLITGPFPGAGGIARGIDELAGRTGRRGIVFVFSDLLDDVPDVLAALQHLRYQKHEVVLFHTLDAAELDFPFRHTTLFRGLEGLPELLTDPAGIRESYLNALHAHIEAIEAGCRRLEIDYVRLRTDADLGHALATYLQKRHGR, encoded by the coding sequence ATGACCACCCCCCTCGATCCCGCCGTTCTGGCCCGCATCGACCGCCTGGAGCTGGAGGCCCGGCTCGCGGTGGACGGGTACCTCGCGGGCAAGCACCGGAGCCCGCGGCACGGGCTCGCCGTCGAGTTCGCCCAGCACCGCGAGTACGCCCCCGGCGACGACGTGAAGCACATCGACTGGGCCGTGTACGCCCGCACGAAGCGCTACTTCCTCAAGCAGTACGAGCAGGAGACGAACCTCGTCGCGTGGCTCGTCGTGGACGCGAGCGAGTCGATGGCCTACGGCTCCGGGGCGCGCACCAAGTACGACCTCGCCGGCACGGCCGCCACCGCGATGGCGCACCTCGTGCTCTCCCAGGCCGACAGCCTGGGGCTGAGCCTGGTGGCCGGCGGCGTGCGGGCGCTCCTGCGGCCGAGCGGGCAGATGAGCCAGCTCCGCGAGGTGTGCCGGGTGCTGATCACCGGCCCGTTCCCCGGCGCCGGCGGCATCGCCCGCGGGATCGACGAACTGGCCGGGCGCACCGGGCGCCGCGGCATCGTGTTCGTGTTCAGCGACCTGCTCGACGACGTGCCCGACGTCCTCGCCGCGCTCCAGCACCTCCGCTACCAGAAGCACGAGGTGGTCCTGTTCCACACGCTCGACGCGGCCGAGCTCGACTTCCCGTTCCGCCACACCACACTGTTCCGCGGGCTGGAAGGGCTGCCGGAACTCCTCACCGACCCGGCCGGCATCCGCGAGAGCTACTTGAACGCGCTCCACGCGCACATCGAGGCGATCGAGGCCGGCTGCCGGCGGCTGGAAATCGACTACGTGCGCCTGCGGACCGACGCCGACCTGGGCCACGCCCTCGCCACGTACCTGCAGAAGCGGCACGGGCGGTGA
- a CDS encoding AAA family ATPase gives MPVRAEPVGLGGDDANAVDRLRAASDSILEECGKVIVGQKDVMELLLIALLSQGHTLLVGVPGLAKTLMIRTLADSMNLTFNRVQFTPDLIPTDITGTRMIEDDPETHRPVFKFLPGPLFANVVLADEVNRTPPKTQSALLEAMQEKQVTVAGVRHALPEPFFVLATQNPIEQEGTYPLPEAQQDRFMFTVSVGYPSEEDEYRIIEATTSAARPHPNRVVGGEELLEMQRLVRKVPAAGFVIRYAMKLARLTRPGGQDGEPADPNVPDFVKKYVTWGAGPRAGQNLILAAKARALLRGRTYVATEDVKAVALPVLRHRVVTNYNADADRVTPDEIVRKLLALVPARAQE, from the coding sequence GTGCCTGTGCGAGCGGAACCGGTCGGGCTGGGCGGCGACGACGCGAACGCGGTCGATCGGCTGCGCGCGGCCAGCGACAGCATCCTGGAGGAGTGCGGCAAGGTCATCGTCGGCCAGAAGGACGTGATGGAGCTGCTGCTCATCGCGCTCCTCTCCCAGGGGCACACGCTGCTCGTGGGCGTGCCGGGGCTGGCGAAGACGCTCATGATCCGCACGCTCGCGGACAGCATGAACCTCACGTTCAACCGCGTCCAGTTCACCCCGGACCTGATCCCGACGGACATCACCGGCACCCGGATGATCGAGGACGACCCGGAGACGCACCGGCCCGTCTTCAAGTTCCTCCCCGGCCCGCTGTTCGCCAACGTGGTCCTCGCCGACGAGGTGAACCGCACCCCGCCGAAGACCCAGTCCGCGCTGCTCGAAGCGATGCAGGAGAAGCAGGTGACGGTGGCCGGCGTGCGGCACGCGCTGCCGGAGCCGTTCTTCGTGCTGGCCACGCAGAACCCGATCGAGCAGGAGGGCACGTACCCGCTGCCCGAGGCGCAGCAGGACCGGTTCATGTTCACGGTGAGCGTCGGCTACCCGTCCGAGGAGGACGAGTACCGCATCATCGAGGCGACGACCTCGGCGGCGCGGCCGCACCCGAACCGCGTGGTCGGGGGCGAGGAGCTGCTGGAGATGCAGCGGCTCGTGCGGAAGGTGCCGGCCGCGGGGTTCGTGATCCGGTACGCGATGAAGCTGGCCCGCCTGACCCGGCCCGGCGGCCAGGACGGCGAGCCGGCCGACCCGAACGTTCCGGACTTCGTGAAGAAGTACGTGACGTGGGGCGCCGGCCCCCGCGCCGGGCAGAACCTGATCCTCGCCGCCAAGGCCCGCGCGCTGCTCCGCGGCCGGACCTACGTTGCGACCGAGGACGTGAAGGCCGTCGCGCTGCCCGTGCTGCGGCACCGCGTCGTCACCAACTACAACGCCGACGCCGACCGCGTCACGCCCGATGAGATCGTCCGGAAGCTGCTGGCGCTGGTGCCGGCGCGGGCACAGGAGTGA